Proteins co-encoded in one uncultured Draconibacterium sp. genomic window:
- a CDS encoding DNA polymerase III subunit gamma/tau, whose translation MENFIVSARKYRPDSFQTVVAQASITNTLKNAIKSNQLAHAYLFCGPRGVGKTTCARIFAKTINCTNLTDDTEACNECESCTSFNSSRSFNIHELDAASNNSVDDIRNLTDQVRVPPQMGKYSVYIIDEVHMLSSQAFNAFLKTLEEPPKHAIFILATTEKHKIIPTILSRCQIFDFNRIGVSDISEHLEYVAKSENVDVEGEGLNIIAQKADGAMRDALSIFDQIVSFSGKKITYQDVITNLNVLDYDYYFRLVDEFLKNNVTEVMVIFNDILNHGFDGHHFITGLSSHFRDLLVCKDPVTIQLLEVGGDIKERYRTQAAATESDFLLDAMQIANTCDIQYKTSQNKRLLIELALIRIAQLTLKKK comes from the coding sequence ATGGAGAATTTTATTGTATCAGCACGAAAATACAGACCGGACTCGTTTCAGACGGTTGTTGCACAAGCATCGATTACCAACACGCTAAAGAATGCCATTAAGAGCAATCAGTTGGCGCATGCCTATTTGTTTTGCGGGCCGCGTGGCGTTGGGAAAACAACTTGTGCGCGTATTTTTGCCAAAACAATAAACTGCACAAACCTTACTGACGATACCGAGGCTTGCAACGAATGCGAGTCGTGTACCTCGTTTAACAGTAGCCGTTCGTTTAATATTCACGAATTAGATGCTGCTTCTAATAACTCGGTTGATGATATTCGGAACCTGACTGATCAGGTACGTGTACCTCCACAAATGGGGAAGTACAGTGTATACATCATCGATGAGGTTCACATGTTGTCGTCGCAGGCTTTTAACGCGTTTTTGAAAACGCTGGAAGAGCCGCCAAAACATGCCATTTTTATTTTGGCAACCACCGAGAAGCATAAGATTATTCCAACTATTCTTTCGCGTTGTCAGATCTTTGATTTTAACCGCATTGGCGTTTCTGATATTTCTGAGCATTTAGAGTATGTGGCCAAAAGCGAAAATGTTGATGTAGAAGGCGAAGGGTTGAACATTATTGCGCAGAAAGCCGACGGTGCCATGCGTGATGCACTTTCAATCTTTGACCAGATTGTTAGTTTTTCAGGAAAGAAGATCACGTATCAGGATGTAATTACGAACCTGAATGTGTTGGATTACGATTACTATTTCCGATTGGTTGACGAGTTTTTGAAAAACAATGTTACTGAGGTGATGGTGATCTTTAACGATATCCTGAACCATGGTTTCGACGGACATCATTTTATAACCGGACTGAGCAGCCATTTCAGAGATCTGCTGGTTTGTAAAGATCCGGTAACGATACAGCTGCTGGAAGTTGGAGGCGACATTAAAGAACGCTACCGTACTCAGGCTGCGGCCACCGAAAGCGACTTTTTGCTCGATGCTATGCAAATTGCCAATACATGCGATATACAGTATAAAACCAGTCAGAACAAGCGTCTGCTTATTGAGCTGGCATTGATTCGGATAGCACAGCTAACCTTAAAAAAAAAATAG
- the pdxH gene encoding pyridoxamine 5'-phosphate oxidase, protein MCKQNMVFVVMLTDYAPPAPNDSKQRKIMKLDTVRREYRFAALTKKNVATSPIDQFKEWINDAQHANVNDFSAMSLITATADGFPQSRIVLLKDISVDGFTFFTNYDSQKGKAIEKNNKVGLHFFWSELERQVRIDGVAEKTSREASVQYFKSRPVESQIAACASAQSSILTSRSNLEEQFKSLQNALQGEHPECPENWGGYLIRPVKIEFWQGRESRLHDRIVYELIENEWKIKRLSP, encoded by the coding sequence ATGTGTAAACAAAATATGGTGTTTGTGGTTATGCTGACAGATTATGCCCCACCGGCACCGAATGATAGTAAACAGCGAAAAATAATGAAACTAGATACCGTAAGAAGAGAGTACCGATTCGCAGCGCTAACCAAAAAAAATGTGGCAACTTCCCCCATTGACCAGTTTAAAGAATGGATAAACGATGCGCAACATGCCAACGTAAACGATTTCTCGGCGATGAGCCTGATTACAGCGACAGCCGATGGTTTTCCTCAATCGCGAATTGTGCTGTTGAAAGATATTTCGGTTGACGGATTTACTTTTTTCACCAACTACGACAGCCAAAAAGGAAAAGCCATTGAAAAGAATAATAAAGTCGGACTTCATTTTTTTTGGTCAGAACTGGAGCGGCAAGTGCGCATTGACGGCGTGGCAGAAAAAACATCACGAGAAGCATCGGTACAGTACTTCAAATCACGCCCTGTGGAAAGTCAGATTGCCGCCTGTGCGTCTGCTCAGAGCAGCATACTAACCTCCAGAAGTAACCTGGAAGAACAATTCAAATCTTTACAAAATGCCTTACAAGGAGAGCATCCTGAATGCCCTGAAAATTGGGGCGGCTACCTGATTCGTCCCGTAAAAATCGAATTTTGGCAAGGTCGTGAAAGCCGTCTGCACGATCGTATTGTCTATGAGCTAATTGAAAACGAGTGGAAAATTAAACGATTGTCACCCTAA
- a CDS encoding redoxin domain-containing protein — translation MKKLAFVLGILLSVNVAFAGDGNQLAIGDKAVHPDVKMKDVSGAEISLNDAFKENGLLVMFSCNTCPFVVAWEDRFNEVKEWADKNDVGMIVLNSNYQKRSGADSFEEMKKKAEAEGYNFNYVVDKESKIANAFGGQTTPHVFLFDGDMKLAYKGAIDDNYKDADGVKNAYLKDALISLGNDKSIAIAETKPLGCGIKRKVD, via the coding sequence ATGAAAAAATTAGCTTTTGTTTTAGGAATTCTATTGAGTGTGAATGTTGCCTTTGCCGGAGACGGGAATCAGTTGGCAATTGGTGATAAAGCTGTTCATCCCGATGTGAAAATGAAAGATGTATCAGGAGCCGAAATATCGTTAAATGATGCCTTTAAGGAAAATGGACTTTTAGTAATGTTTTCCTGTAATACTTGTCCGTTTGTTGTGGCTTGGGAAGATCGTTTTAACGAGGTGAAAGAGTGGGCCGACAAAAATGATGTTGGTATGATTGTGTTAAATTCAAATTATCAGAAACGTAGTGGAGCTGACAGTTTCGAAGAGATGAAGAAAAAGGCAGAAGCGGAAGGCTACAACTTTAATTACGTGGTTGATAAAGAAAGTAAAATTGCCAATGCTTTTGGGGGGCAAACAACCCCGCATGTATTTTTATTTGATGGCGATATGAAACTGGCCTACAAAGGAGCCATTGACGATAATTACAAAGATGCCGATGGTGTTAAAAACGCGTACCTTAAAGATGCACTTATTAGTTTAGGAAATGATAAAAGCATAGCTATTGCCGAAACAAAACCTTTGGGATGTGGGATTAAACGTAAAGTAGACTAA
- a CDS encoding RsmD family RNA methyltransferase, giving the protein MRIIGGVFKGRIFHPGKKFKARPTTDIAKEGLFNILENRYEFSNKTILDLFSGTGSVGYEFLSRGCLSATLVETHFPHYKFILEIVDALKIDNAKVFKADVFKFVQKTPDSFNIIFADPPFDHPKFKEVPDAVLNTDILAPEGVFILEHPKEYDFSSHACFKELRNYGKVNFSFFEK; this is encoded by the coding sequence ATGAGAATAATCGGAGGAGTATTTAAAGGAAGAATTTTTCATCCGGGCAAAAAATTTAAAGCCCGCCCAACAACCGACATTGCCAAAGAAGGCTTGTTTAACATTCTTGAAAACCGTTATGAGTTTTCGAATAAAACTATTCTGGACCTGTTTTCAGGAACAGGAAGTGTAGGGTACGAATTTTTGAGCAGAGGCTGTTTAAGCGCCACATTGGTTGAAACCCACTTCCCTCACTATAAATTTATTCTGGAAATTGTAGATGCACTAAAAATCGACAACGCGAAAGTTTTTAAGGCCGATGTTTTTAAATTTGTACAAAAAACACCCGATAGCTTCAATATTATTTTTGCCGATCCGCCATTCGATCATCCTAAGTTTAAAGAGGTGCCGGATGCCGTTTTGAACACCGATATTTTAGCCCCTGAAGGAGTATTTATTCTGGAACATCCAAAAGAATATGATTTTTCGTCGCATGCCTGTTTTAAAGAGCTGCGAAACTATGGGAAAGTAAATTTTAGTTTCTTCGAGAAATAA
- a CDS encoding DUF3822 family protein yields the protein MHEFVDETFQPETTGEKILSIQASLNGFSFSIVCPNQKKLLYFKDRSLKISNANLLARHFESLFAEETILQNNFDKIFLVYHSQNFTLIPEQFYQDNIAQSITPLLFEQNEQASWINNKIAELNGELLFAIPESFQQAINKRLPSAQIIHPLFRIIGQTNISEATPKLLLLFGADHFSLALFSQNELKLINNFSFKHPNDVIYFTLTVLRQFSISAKDITLQFAGNVKAHAGLEDILEKHFPQPSSIDVEIAIPPFIDQALITKNISLFL from the coding sequence ATGCATGAATTTGTAGACGAAACATTTCAGCCGGAAACTACTGGTGAAAAAATATTATCCATTCAGGCTAGCCTGAATGGATTTTCTTTTTCTATTGTTTGCCCCAATCAAAAAAAACTGCTCTACTTCAAAGACCGTTCACTGAAAATAAGTAACGCAAATTTATTAGCCCGACATTTTGAATCGTTGTTCGCAGAGGAAACCATTCTTCAAAATAACTTCGACAAAATTTTCCTCGTTTACCATTCCCAAAATTTCACATTGATCCCGGAGCAATTCTACCAGGATAACATTGCACAAAGTATAACTCCCCTGCTTTTTGAGCAAAACGAGCAGGCCAGCTGGATTAACAACAAAATTGCCGAACTAAATGGAGAACTACTTTTTGCGATTCCTGAAAGCTTTCAGCAGGCAATAAATAAACGTCTGCCTTCAGCACAAATCATTCATCCTTTGTTTCGAATTATTGGGCAGACTAACATTTCGGAAGCAACACCAAAGCTATTGTTACTATTCGGGGCCGATCATTTTTCGCTGGCACTGTTTAGCCAAAACGAGTTAAAGCTGATTAATAATTTCAGTTTTAAACACCCAAACGATGTAATATATTTTACCCTTACAGTTTTGCGCCAGTTTAGTATTTCGGCCAAAGATATTACTCTACAATTTGCAGGAAATGTAAAAGCCCATGCCGGATTAGAAGATATACTGGAAAAGCATTTCCCGCAACCATCTTCAATAGATGTAGAAATTGCAATACCACCATTTATCGACCAGGCGCTTATCACAAAAAATATTAGTCTATTTTTGTAG